ACGGCGAGTTCGGGGACATCACCAAGGAATTCGATGAGCTGCGCGGGCCGCTGAGCCAGGTCGCGCGCCTCCAAAGGATGAGCCCCCGCTCAGCACTCACGCAGGTGCTTTTCGACGGCGACTCGACCGTGCTCGACGACCTTGACCCGCGAACTACTGCGCGCCCCAAGCCCGCACACAAGCCAACCGATACCGCCACCTCCGCCTCCGCGGCACCCCCGCAGCAACAGACCCCGCCGCGGCGCACCCCACCACCGGCCCCGCCTGCACCGGGCGGGTTCGACTGGAACGACATCATGTGAGGCCCGCACCCCGCGGGCGAGACGGCATTAGTGCCGGGTGACCCCCAGGCCGAGGGACTTGCCGGCCAATGATTCGCGCCGGTGTGCCAGGGTCTGGGCGATGGCCACAAACTCCTGCGCCGCGGGAGTATCCGGCTGCGCGATGACCACCGGGGTCCCCGTATCCCCGTGGATGCGCAGCTGGGGGTCAAGCGGAATCTGGCCCAGCACGTCTACCTGCGTGCCCGTCAGAGCAGTCAGGCGGGTGGCAACCTGCTGACCGCCACCGGATCCGAACACGTCCATGGTGGTGCCATCGGGAAGGACCATCGCGGACATGTTCTCAATGACTCCCGCGACCCGCTGGCGGGTCTGCTGGCTAATCGAGCCCGCCCGCTCCGCTACTTCTGCCGCAGCCACCTGAGGGGTGGTGACAATGAGCAATTCGGCGTTGGGCACCAGCTGCGCCACGGAAATGGCAACGTCACCGGTTCCCGGAGGTAGGTCCAGCAGCAGGATGTCCAGATCGCCCCAGAAGACGTCAGTGAGGAACTGCTGCAAGGCCCGGTGCAGCATGGGCCCACGCCACACCACCGGAGCGTTGCCCTCCACGAATTGGCCGATGGAGATGAACTTCACCCCATGGGCGATAGGAGGCAGGATCATGTCCTCCTCCATGACCGTCGGCTGCTGATCCGAGCCCATCAGGTGCGGCACGGAGTGGCCATAGATGTCCGCATCGACGATGCCCACCGACAGGCCGCGCTCGGCCAGCGCGCAGGCCAGGTTCACCGTGACGGAAGACTTGCCCACCCCGCCCTTGCCGGAGGCCACCGCAAACACCCGGGTGTGGGAGTTGGCCTGGGCAAAGGGGACCACTGGCTCTGAGTTGGCGCCGCGCAGCCGGGTGCGCAATTGGCGGCGCTGCTCATCGCTCATCACGTCGGTGGTCACGGTGACGGACTCCACGCCCGGTACTTCTGCCACGGCGGCCTGCGTGTTGGTTTGCAGGGTGTCGCGCATGGGACAGCCGGCGATGGTCAGGTAGATCTCCACGTCAACATGGGAGCCGTCAATCTCGACGGACTTGACCATGCCAAGCTCGGTGATGGGCCGGCCCAGTTCCGGGTCTTCAACCCGGGCGAGGGCGGCGCGGACGTCGGCGTGACTGAAAGTAGGCATCACTGCCCGACTCTAGCGCTCTGAGTCAGGGTGCCTCAATTTCGCTGATCCTCATCTTCACCGCGGAAGTGTTGCGTGGGTTCGGCAAGCTCCTCGCGCCGCTCCATGGCTTGCGCGGCGGCGTCGTCAAGCTTGGACTCGATGCGGGCGAGCACACCGAGCACATCCTCAAGCTCACCGCGCACGTAGTCGCGGGAGGCCATATCGCCGACCGCCAGCCGCACACCGGCGAGCTCGCGGGCAAGAAACTCCGTGTCCGCCTTCGTCTGCTCCGCCCGGCGGCGATCATTGCTCAAGGCGACCTTGTCCCGGTCCTCCTGCCGATTCTGCGCCAACAAAATCAGCGGAGCCGCATAGGCAGCCTGGGTGGAAAACGCCAGGTTAAGCAGGATGAACGGGTAGGGGTCCCAGTTCCACTTATAGCCGCCGATGTTCAGCGCAATCCACACGATGACCACCACCGTCTGCCACATGAGGTAGCGGCCCGTGCCAAAGAAGCGGGCGACCTTCTCCGCCATGGCACCGATGGCATCGTCGTTGACGGAAAACAGTTTGCGCTTCGACGCCGCGACCGGCGTATCCAGTGCGCTCTTCTCACGATCAGCCATAGGTCACCTCCGGACGCAGTCCCGTCTCGCGCCAGTCTTCGGGCAGCAGGTGGTCAAGCAGGTCATCGACGGCAACAGCGCCGAGCAGATGATTATCCGCATCGATGACCGGCCCGCACACCAGGTTATATGTAGCAAAGTAGCGTGCCGCGGTCTCCTGAGTGTCATTGGCGTACAGCGGCGGCAGGTCCGGATCCAGAATCCCGGAGATCAGCGTCGAGGGGGGCTCGCGGAGCAGCTTTTGTAAGTGCACGCAGCCCAGGTACCGGCCGGTGGGCGTCGCCGTTGGTGGGCGCACGACAAAGATGAGCGAGGCCAGGGAGGTCGGCAGCTCCGGGTCCCGGGCCAGCGCCAGCGCCTCGGCCACCGTGGTTTGGGGGCTCAGGATCAGCGGTTCTGGCGTCATCAGGGCACCCACGGTGTCCGGCGAGAAGCTCATCAAGCGGCGCACCGGGCCGGACTCCTCCGGGTCCATCAACTCCAGGAGCACCTCGGCCTTGTTGTCCGGCAGCTCCTGGAGGATGTCGGCCGCATCGTCCGGGTCCATCTCTTCGAGCACGTCGGCGGCGCGCTCAATGTCGAGGGTTTCTAGTAGCTCCGCCTGCCGCTCATCGGGCATCTCCTGGATGATGTCTGCCAGGCGGTCATCGTTGAGCTCATTGGCCAGCCGGTTGCGCTGCGAACTCGGCAGCTCATGAAGATAATTGGCCACGTCTGCCGGGTGCATGTCCTCAAAGGCCGCGATCGTCTCCGCCAACGTATCGGTCATGCCCACTCCGGCGGCGGTGATCCCGTGCACGTAATTCCACGGCACCGCATAGACCTCGCGGGAACGCCCGAAGCGGGCCTTATTGCCAAAGACGGCGACCTTGGAAATGACCCAATCCCGGGTCCGGGTGCGCTCCAACTCCACGTCCGTGATCTCCACGGCGCGGCTGTGCAGATCAATGAGGTCCGGATCATCCGTGTGTACCTTGGATCCCACCAGGTCGCTCATGATTGTCAGCTCGCCGGTGCGGGTGTGAAACGCCCGCATGGACACCGAGCCGGTAGCCAGGGTGATCTCGCCGGGCTCGATGCCAGCGATGCGCAGCATGGGGACAAAGATGCGGCGCTTGGTGGCCAGCTCCACAACCAGCCCCAGCGCCCGCGATGACTGCCCATAGGGGCGGATGGTCACCACCACGTCGCGGACCCGCCCGATGGCATCCATGTCCGGTCCGCGCACCACCATGCCCGCGAGTCTGCCTGCATACATTCGGGTAACCGCACTCATGGAAAGGCAGTCTAAACCCCGGGGAGGGAACTCTTCCAACGGCTGCGGCGTTTGATGTTTAAGTAAAAACAATAATTGGAAGGTGGCCCGCACGTGTCTTCACCCACGCCCCGTCAGAACGCCTCTTTTGCTCGCCAGGCAGCCATTGCGCGACAACGCCCAGCCGGCTGGCCGGTGGGCAGCTTTAGCACCTATGAGGAAGCCCAACGTGCCGTCGACGGCCTGTCTGATAAGGAGTTTCCCGTCGCAGCGTTGACCATCGTGGGCGTGGATCTCATGGAAGTTGAATCCGTCACCGGACGGTTGACCTGGGGGCGGGTGCTCGCCGGCGGAGCAGCCTCCGGCGCATGGACCGGCGTGTTCGTTGGCCTGTTGCTGGGCATCTTCATGAACACCTTCTTTGGCCCGCTGCTCGCCGGACTGGCCTTCGGCGCCGTCTTCGGGCTGGTCATGGCCGCCGTGCCCTACGCCATGACGCAGGGGCGCCGCGACTTTACCTCCGCCACCACCATCGTGGCAGGCCGCTACGACCTGCTGTGCGACCCGCAGCTTGCGCCCCAAGCCCGCGACTTTGTGGCCACGCTGACCGGCAATACCGCCCCCACGCAGCAGGATGATTCAGGCGCCCAGCACTAGCGGCTACCATTAACCGCCATGACCGCCGTGAGCCACGTCCGAACCCTGTGCGCCGCCCTCCTTGTCACCGCCTGCGCGGTGGGGGCATCAGGCACGCTCGTCGCGTGCGCAGACAGCGACCGCTTGGCCCGCCCCAACACCGATAGTGAGCAGGTGGGCCAGCGCGGCAAGAAGGCTCCCCAGGAGGCTGACGTCACGCAGACCGATGGTCCGCAGGCGCGCGATGGGCGAGTGGACATCGTGGTGGCGGCAGGCGACGTCGAAAAGCGGGCACTGGCACACATCTACCGCATGGCGCTGCTCGACGAGGGCATTCCGGCCGTGGTAGAGGCCCGCGAAACCACCCAGGATGAGCGCATGGAATGGCTCACGGATCCCGGCGTGGACATGGTCATCGGCTGCACCGGGGAACTGCTCACCCAGCGCTCCCCGCACGAGGCCGAGCAGCTGCGCGACCAGCTCACCGCCGGTGCGATCGCAGACCCAGTCCAGGCCACCTATGAAGCCCTAGCGGCAACGTTGTCCTATCAATTCGACGTCCCCGATCCGTCGCCGGCCTCCGGCTGCCGCTCCCACAGCCCCGCAGCTGCGGGCTCGCATGCCTCCACGTCGCGCGACGCCCTGCCGGAGAGTTTCATCCCGATCTTCCGCAAAACCGCGGTCGACCGCGAAGGGCTCAAGGGCATCAACGGGATTACCCGGCTGGTGACCACCGCAGATATAGAAAAGCTCGTCGCCGAGGCGGGCACCGATCCGAGCCGCGTCGACGAGCTCGGCGAGCAATGGTTCCGCGATAACGCGGGATCCTAAAGCGTTCGTGCCCCACCGCCCGACCTGTGCGCCAGGCCTGGGCGGTGGGGTCAGGTGCGCAGGGGGAAAAGGGCACGCACGGCGGTACGAAGGGAGACACCCGTATAGGGGGATGGTCCTTGAGGGGCCTATCGGGGGGAGGGTCTTCTCACTATCGTCGGGAACCGTACTCATTCGCCCCACCTGAAAGGGTCGCCATGCCTGCCCCCCCCCCCAATTCCTCTTAGCAAACGCGGCTGTCCAGCTGGTTGTTTCGGGCCCTCTCGTGGCTCAGGCCCACGCGAAGACATCGACTGTTAAGACCTCGGGGACAACGACCCTACAGGCGATAGCTACCGGGAACGTGGTGATGGCACATGCCTCGAACTAAGCTGATTAACCTCTGCGCAATGGTGGCCATTGCGGCAAGTGCGTGCCTATCCGCGTGCGCGCCGCACGCCGTGGTCTCGGAGGAAAAGGAGCGCGCGGCCGAGACGATCTCTGCACTGCGCGATGCCGATACGGGTTTGATAAAAGACCCCCGATCCACCCACGACCGCACAACAAGTATCCCTGATACGTACTATTTGCGGGAATCTGCGCACAAGCTTGATATTGCGGTGGCCCCGCTCAGCGGCACAACGCCGGCGCCTACCAACGACGTTGAAGCCATCTACCTTGCTTTGTTGGGGGAAAAGACTCAGCCGGACGTTGTCCGCGCGGTCTCTAACCCAGCACTCGCGCCGGCAGACAAGGCAGGACTGGGGTTTACTGCCCTCGACGCGCTGAAGAGCGACCCGGCCGATAAGGGCAAGCGCCACCAGGTTGTTGATGTGCTCAACGCGGACCCGGCAGTCGGTGAAGCCGTGTGCGCCAGCTATGACCTTTGGGAGCGCTGGACGCAGCACGAAGGCGAAGGCGTGCGCGTCCCGTGTTCCTCACCGAAACCCGGGCCGACACCCGGGCCGACACCAGATGATGACGATCATGGTTTGCTTGAAGCCCGCGGTGAGATCCTGGTGGAAACGCAACCCACTGCTCAGACAATCCGGACTGTGCAGCAGGCCTGCACCCGGGTGGTCAACGATCCTGAATCCATCTCTGGCCTGGCCACCTGGGTGCTATCTGACATCGCGCTGCACGACAATCTTGGCGCGGACTGTCTGGCGGGGGTCAAACAGCGAATCACCTCCCACCTCAAGGACGATGGCTGGGGCTTCGCGCCAGGGCGCATCCTGCCGCGGCTGGATGCGACGGAAGCGGCGTACCGGCTGGTGGGCGACGTTTTCGGCGAAGAAGATGACGCGCGCGCCGAGGAGACGATTCGCCACATGGTGGAGTCGCCAGACTGGGTCCCCGGCGGGCCCGAGGCCGCGTCAGCGAGCGTGGTGCTCTTTGAAATGGGCCGGTTGCGGGATGAAGATAAGGCACGTTTCTGCGAGGCACTTGGCTCCGCTGCGCGCACGATCTCGCTGAGCAACCTCACCGACCTTCAGGTATTAGCCGCAGGTGAGACCGTGGGCTGCACGCTGCCGCCAGCGCACCTGAAGTTCTGGACGCCCAGCGACGATGCCTCCCTGCACGCCGCGCTAGCCGTGGTCGCGCACGCCAACCTCTTTGGCAACCAGGAGGAAATCAAGGACACGTGGGGCGATCTAGCGGGCCAGACGCTCGCACGATACAGCCACTACACCGGCCCGGCGATGCTGATGGCGCAGGCCCTCCACGCCGCGCACGTCACCGGTGCTCCTGATGAGATCGACCGCGAGGACATCGGGCGCAGCATATACCAAGACGGCTGTGCGGACCCCGCGTACGGTGCGGACCTGATCAGGGATGGCAAGCCGAGCGGGGAGTCCTGCAGCCTTAACGTCGCCTACGAACTGCGGATGGCGGGGTATGTGCCATGGTGAATCAGTTGACCCTTGAAGGGCTGGAAATTGAGCTGAATGACGGCCGGGCGCGGACGACGGTTCGGGTGGCCGATTCAGCGGCCGAAGCCGGTGTGCTCACAGTGGTTGCGGGCCCGTCCGGGGCAGGAAAGACCACCGCCCTCGCGCACGCGGCGGGGCTCCTGCCAGCACGCCGGGGCCACGCGACGTACCACTGTGAGGGGGATGGCTTAAGCCCCGCAGCAGCCTCCGCGCGCGGGCTGATCGCCATTGCCTTCCAAAGCCCTCATCTGCTTGGACAATTAACCGTTGAGCAGAACCTTGTGATGTTCGGCGATAGGGAGATCGCCCAGTCCTATCTTGAGATGGCAGGAATCGGGTATACCGCACAGCGGCCGGCCGCAACGCTGTCTGGAGGCGAGGCGCAGCGGGTCGCCGTCGTGCGGGCGCTAGCTAGCCGCCCGGAGATCGTGATCGCCGATGAGCCGTTTGCCAACCTTGATCCGGAATCCGCGGCGGCCATCGGGGCGATGTTCGATGCGTTTCTGGACGGCGGTGGACTGGTGCTCATGGCGTCCCACCAGGAGATTCCCATGACCCATCCGCCCCAAGAGATTCCAGTGAAGTCGGAGGTGACCCGATGAAGATTGCAGCGGTGTGGTGGCTTTTTGTTTCTGGAATCCGCAAGGAGTACACCCGTAGCATCGTTCTGGCGGTAGTCCTTGCGTGTTTTGCTTTGGTGTTGGGGGCGTTCGTGGCGCCAACCGGGAGCGTGGCAGCGAAAGGTCTACAGGGCAACGATGCGGTTAGCACGCTGGTGATCACCCCAGCAGTTGGACCGAATGCGCAGCCGTTCAACGCGCAGACAGAAGAAGCGGTGCGGGCTGACGCCCGCCTCGACTCGGCGACCCCGCAGTTCACGGTGGGTCTGGTTCCCAATGACGAGCGCCTGAAGAGCGAGGGCGTTGACTCTATCCTCTGGGCAAAAACGGTGGTGCCTGGGGCGCATCCGGATTGGGAGTCAGGAGACGAGCAGCTTGGTGCAGCAGAGATCGCGGTACCTGCCGATTTCGGGGGCGTCGATTTTCGCGCACTGCTCGGCGACGACGCGGTATTCCGCTACCAGGAGCGCTTGGAGGGCAGCCGCGTGCGGGGAGCCGATGCCACGCTGAAGGTCAGCCGCATCTTTGGCACGGATCAGCCCAATAATGATGGCCCTGACGTCGCGTATATCAACGCCGACGATGCCCGGAGGCTCAAGGCAGCCGAGCAGGGCGTCCCACCAGACCAGGCCGTGCCGGAGAAGATCTTTGCCCATGTCGCCCCAGAGGCCGATCTGGCGGAGGTGCAGAAGGACTGGCAGGACCGCGGCTATCAGGTGACCAGTCTTGCCCAGGTGGTTCGTATGATGGATCCCATCGTGGGGGCCGCGAAGAACCTGTCGGTGGTGCTCAATGTTGTGGTCGCGGTGGTGCTCTTTGTGCTGGCATTCACGCTGGGCGCGGTGATTTGTTCGAGTCGGCGCACGTTCTTTGGCATCGCAAAATCCTTCGGCGATAGCTCGGGCAAGATTGCGGCCTACATCTTCCTCGAGTCCGCGTGCGTCGCAGGGGTGGTGGCCGTGGCCGCCGTGGTGCTTGCCATGGTCGTCGTGGGCGTGGCCGCGCTTGTCGATGCAACGGTCGGCTTGCCGCACGCGCTGAGCGGGGCCTGGTCTCTTCCGGCCCTTCTTGCCACGCCAACGGTCGCGGTGGTGGTGGGCAGCTGTGCGGCTATTCCCTTCCTGGCCGTACTTCGCGCCTGGAGCACAGTGTCGCGCTCAGATCCGCTGGAGCTGCTGCGCGAGGAGTAGCGCGCGGATAACCTTGAAAAACACCAGTGCCCCGGCCGAAAGATGATCGGCCGGGGCACTGCATGTGCCTAGATTAGTCGGCGAAGGCTTCGTCGATCAGCGCGGCTTCCTCAGCCTGGTGCACCTTGGCAATACCGGTGGCGGTAGAGGCCTGGGCGCGGCGCGAGACGCGGCGCAGCGGCAGCAGGTCGTCCACCAGCTCCGGCAGGTGCTCGTGCAGGAACGGCCACGGGCCCTGGTTGGCGGGCTCGTCTTGGCAGAAGACGATCTCCTTGGCGTTGGGGTAGGCCTTGAAGGCTTCGGCCAGGCGCTTGAACGGCACCGGGTGGAGCATCTCCAGGCGCACGATGGCAATGTCTTCGCGCTTGTCCTTGGCGCGGCGCTTTTCCAGCTCGTAGTAGAGCTTGCCGGAGACCAGCAGGATCCGGGTGACCTTGTCTACGTCGCCGGTGACGGTGCCGTCGGCGGCAATCAGGCGCGGGTCATTGATCACCGAGCGGAAGCGCTTGGTGGTGGTGAAGTCCTCCGGCGCGGAGACCGCAGCCTTGTTGCGCAGCATGGACTTGGGGCTAAAGACGATGAGCGGGCGGCGCATCTGTCCCAGTGCCTGCCGGCGCAGCAGGTGGAAGTAGTTCGCCGGGGTGGACGGCTGGGCGATGGTCATGGACCCTTCCGCGGCGAGCTGCAAGAAACGCTCGATGCGGGCAGAGGAGTGGTCCGGGCCCTGGCCCTCGTAGCCGTGGGGCAGCAGCAGGATCACGGAGGAGAGCTGGCCCCACTTGGCCTCGCCGGAGGAGACGTACTCATCGATGATGGTCTGCGCGCCGTTGGCAAAGTCGCCGAACTGCGCCTCCCAGGCCACCACGGCGTCCGGGTTGCCCACGGAGTAGCCGTATTCGAAGCCCATGCCGGCGTATTCGGTCAGCGCCGAGTTGTACACCAGGAACTTGCCGCCGTTGCCCTTGGAGGCGGCCAGTTCGCCCAGCGGGTTCCACTCCGCGCCCGTCTCCGGGTCAAAGATGATGGCGTGGCGCTGGGTGAAGGTGCCGCGGCGGGAATCCTCACCGGCCAGGCGGACGGTCTTGCCGGCGTTGGCCAGGGAGGACAGGGCGATCAGTTCGCCCCAGGCCCAGTCGATTCCGCCGGCGGTGACGGACTCGCCGCGCTTCTTGGCCACCGGCTTGACGCGGCGGTGGAACTCCCAGCCTTCCTTGGGAGTGGAGTAGGCGTGGCCGATTTCCAGCAGCTCCTCGCGGGAGATGTTGGTGTCCAGCCCCTGGGTCAGCTCCTGGGAGGAGGTGATTCCGGCCTGCGGCTCCGCAGCCTTCTTCTCTGTCTCCTTGACCTCGTTGAATACGGATTCCATCTGGTCGTGGAAGTCCCGGGCGGCGGCCTCTGCCTCATTTTCGTTGAGGTCGCCGCGGCCGATGAGGTCTTCGGTGTATTGGGCGCGCACGGAGGGACGGTTGTCAATCTGCTCGTACATCTGCGGCTGCGTCATCGAGGGATCGTCGGCCTCGTTGTGGCCGCGGCGACGGTAGCAGATCATGTCGATGAAGACGTCCTTGCCAAAGATGCGCCGGTATTCCGTGGCCAGGTTGGCCACCCACACCACGGCCTCCGGGTCGTCGCCGTTGACGTGGAAGACGGGGCAGCCGTAGGCCTTGGCCAGGTCGGTGGCGTAGTAGGAGGAGCGTCCGGAGTCCGGGGTGGTGGTAAACCCAATTTGGTTGTTGACCACGATGTGGACGGTGCCGCCGACGGTGTAGCCGCGCAGCTGGGCCAGGTTGAGGGTTTCTTGGACAATGCCCAGGCCGGCGAAGGAGGCATCGCCGTGGAGCATCAGCGGCATGACGGAGTAGCCGTCGTGGCCCTTGTCCAGCAGGTCCTGCTTGGCGCGTGCCAGGCCCACCATCACCGGGTCGACGGCTTCGAGGTGGGAGGGGTTGGCGGTCAGCGTGACCTTGATTTCGCCGTCGCCGAACATTTGCAGGTGTTCGCCTTCAGCACCCAGGTGGTACTTCACGTCGCCGGACCCGCCGGTCTGGCCGCCCTGCATGGTGCCTTCGAACTCGTGGAAGATCTGCGCCAGCGGCTTGCCCACGATGTTAAACAGCACGTTGAGGCGCCCGCGGTGGGGCATGCCAATGACCACTTCGTCGAGGCCTTGCCCGGCGGCGGTGTCAATGGCGGCGTCCATGAGCGGGATGAGCGCCTCGGCGCCTTCCAGGGAGAAGCGCTTTTGGCCCACGTACTTGGTTTGC
Above is a genomic segment from Corynebacterium uberis containing:
- the tatB gene encoding Sec-independent protein translocase protein TatB yields the protein MFSSIGWSEILAVVIIGLIVIGPERLPGVIKDVQAAIYAARKAIANARAELDGEFGDITKEFDELRGPLSQVARLQRMSPRSALTQVLFDGDSTVLDDLDPRTTARPKPAHKPTDTATSASAAPPQQQTPPRRTPPPAPPAPGGFDWNDIM
- a CDS encoding Mrp/NBP35 family ATP-binding protein, giving the protein MPTFSHADVRAALARVEDPELGRPITELGMVKSVEIDGSHVDVEIYLTIAGCPMRDTLQTNTQAAVAEVPGVESVTVTTDVMSDEQRRQLRTRLRGANSEPVVPFAQANSHTRVFAVASGKGGVGKSSVTVNLACALAERGLSVGIVDADIYGHSVPHLMGSDQQPTVMEEDMILPPIAHGVKFISIGQFVEGNAPVVWRGPMLHRALQQFLTDVFWGDLDILLLDLPPGTGDVAISVAQLVPNAELLIVTTPQVAAAEVAERAGSISQQTRQRVAGVIENMSAMVLPDGTTMDVFGSGGGQQVATRLTALTGTQVDVLGQIPLDPQLRIHGDTGTPVVIAQPDTPAAQEFVAIAQTLAHRRESLAGKSLGLGVTRH
- a CDS encoding FtsX-like permease family protein; its protein translation is MKIAAVWWLFVSGIRKEYTRSIVLAVVLACFALVLGAFVAPTGSVAAKGLQGNDAVSTLVITPAVGPNAQPFNAQTEEAVRADARLDSATPQFTVGLVPNDERLKSEGVDSILWAKTVVPGAHPDWESGDEQLGAAEIAVPADFGGVDFRALLGDDAVFRYQERLEGSRVRGADATLKVSRIFGTDQPNNDGPDVAYINADDARRLKAAEQGVPPDQAVPEKIFAHVAPEADLAEVQKDWQDRGYQVTSLAQVVRMMDPIVGAAKNLSVVLNVVVAVVLFVLAFTLGAVICSSRRTFFGIAKSFGDSSGKIAAYIFLESACVAGVVAVAAVVLAMVVVGVAALVDATVGLPHALSGAWSLPALLATPTVAVVVGSCAAIPFLAVLRAWSTVSRSDPLELLREE
- a CDS encoding DUF1003 domain-containing protein, with translation MADREKSALDTPVAASKRKLFSVNDDAIGAMAEKVARFFGTGRYLMWQTVVVIVWIALNIGGYKWNWDPYPFILLNLAFSTQAAYAAPLILLAQNRQEDRDKVALSNDRRRAEQTKADTEFLARELAGVRLAVGDMASRDYVRGELEDVLGVLARIESKLDDAAAQAMERREELAEPTQHFRGEDEDQRN
- a CDS encoding ATP-binding cassette domain-containing protein → MVNQLTLEGLEIELNDGRARTTVRVADSAAEAGVLTVVAGPSGAGKTTALAHAAGLLPARRGHATYHCEGDGLSPAAASARGLIAIAFQSPHLLGQLTVEQNLVMFGDREIAQSYLEMAGIGYTAQRPAATLSGGEAQRVAVVRALASRPEIVIADEPFANLDPESAAAIGAMFDAFLDGGGLVLMASHQEIPMTHPPQEIPVKSEVTR
- a CDS encoding magnesium transporter MgtE N-terminal domain-containing protein, with product MSAVTRMYAGRLAGMVVRGPDMDAIGRVRDVVVTIRPYGQSSRALGLVVELATKRRIFVPMLRIAGIEPGEITLATGSVSMRAFHTRTGELTIMSDLVGSKVHTDDPDLIDLHSRAVEITDVELERTRTRDWVISKVAVFGNKARFGRSREVYAVPWNYVHGITAAGVGMTDTLAETIAAFEDMHPADVANYLHELPSSQRNRLANELNDDRLADIIQEMPDERQAELLETLDIERAADVLEEMDPDDAADILQELPDNKAEVLLELMDPEESGPVRRLMSFSPDTVGALMTPEPLILSPQTTVAEALALARDPELPTSLASLIFVVRPPTATPTGRYLGCVHLQKLLREPPSTLISGILDPDLPPLYANDTQETAARYFATYNLVCGPVIDADNHLLGAVAVDDLLDHLLPEDWRETGLRPEVTYG
- a CDS encoding general stress protein — protein: MSSPTPRQNASFARQAAIARQRPAGWPVGSFSTYEEAQRAVDGLSDKEFPVAALTIVGVDLMEVESVTGRLTWGRVLAGGAASGAWTGVFVGLLLGIFMNTFFGPLLAGLAFGAVFGLVMAAVPYAMTQGRRDFTSATTIVAGRYDLLCDPQLAPQARDFVATLTGNTAPTQQDDSGAQH
- a CDS encoding multifunctional oxoglutarate decarboxylase/oxoglutarate dehydrogenase thiamine pyrophosphate-binding subunit/dihydrolipoyllysine-residue succinyltransferase subunit is translated as MSSVSNFGQNQWLVDEMFQQWREDPNSVDKEWRELFKDVPQTAPNAQDAPPATAPATNAGSDSSTDSDTLGDVAAPDAPARAAAQPTTSLTTGAGAAGQGDKPVTNRKAIPERVKPDSPLEKVQQLPEAGAKVLRGTYKAIAKNMEESLQLPTATTVRDMPARLMFENRAMVNDHLKRTHGGKISFTHIIGWAMVKATQIHPAMNVRYELADGKPSIVTPEHINLGLAIDLPQKDGTRALVVAAIKECETLTFDAFVEAYEDIVARSRSGKLTLDDFQGVTISLTNPGGIGTRHSVPRLTKGQGTIIGVGAMDYPAEFAGASTDRLAELGVGKLVTITSTYDHRIIQGAESGEFLREMSRLLTDDEFYDEIFAAMGIPYAPMRWAQDLPNTGVDKNTRVMQLIEAYRSRGHLIADTNPLNWHQPGLPVPDHRDLNIETHGLTIWDLDRRFNVGGFGGKETMTLREVLSRLRAAYTLKVGSEYTHILDKEERNWLQDRLEAGMPKPTTAEQKYILQKLNAAEAFENFLQTKYVGQKRFSLEGAEALIPLMDAAIDTAAGQGLDEVVIGMPHRGRLNVLFNIVGKPLAQIFHEFEGTMQGGQTGGSGDVKYHLGAEGEHLQMFGDGEIKVTLTANPSHLEAVDPVMVGLARAKQDLLDKGHDGYSVMPLMLHGDASFAGLGIVQETLNLAQLRGYTVGGTVHIVVNNQIGFTTTPDSGRSSYYATDLAKAYGCPVFHVNGDDPEAVVWVANLATEYRRIFGKDVFIDMICYRRRGHNEADDPSMTQPQMYEQIDNRPSVRAQYTEDLIGRGDLNENEAEAAARDFHDQMESVFNEVKETEKKAAEPQAGITSSQELTQGLDTNISREELLEIGHAYSTPKEGWEFHRRVKPVAKKRGESVTAGGIDWAWGELIALSSLANAGKTVRLAGEDSRRGTFTQRHAIIFDPETGAEWNPLGELAASKGNGGKFLVYNSALTEYAGMGFEYGYSVGNPDAVVAWEAQFGDFANGAQTIIDEYVSSGEAKWGQLSSVILLLPHGYEGQGPDHSSARIERFLQLAAEGSMTIAQPSTPANYFHLLRRQALGQMRRPLIVFSPKSMLRNKAAVSAPEDFTTTKRFRSVINDPRLIAADGTVTGDVDKVTRILLVSGKLYYELEKRRAKDKREDIAIVRLEMLHPVPFKRLAEAFKAYPNAKEIVFCQDEPANQGPWPFLHEHLPELVDDLLPLRRVSRRAQASTATGIAKVHQAEEAALIDEAFAD